AAGGGGCTGGCCGGATTTCTCGGGCTGGTCAAGGTGCTGCGGGTGACGCACGAGGTCGAGACCCTGCTCGATCACGCCAGAAATCTGCGCACCACGATCACTCCCGATCTTGTGGACCTGCTGCTCGGCGTCTCGGAGTATCTGAAGCAGGAGGTCGAGGCGCTTCAGTGCAGGCTGAGTCACAGGTCCGAACCTCCGGTGCGCGAGATGAACTCGCTGCTGGAGTCGCTGCGGGGGGTGAATCAGAAGATTGTCGCCGGCTTGCCCGGCACCGCGCTGCTCGCGCCCGAGCATCTGCGCTGGACCGCGCCGGCCGTGCGCCAGCAGCCCGGCGAAGACTTCGAGCAGCGCACGGTCCGGGTGGAGACAGCGAAGATCGAGCGGCTGATGGAACTGCTCGGCGAGATGGCGAGCGTGCAGGTGCGGCTGCGCAGCCACATGCGGTCCGCCGTCGCGAGTGAGGAGTTTTCGCGGCTCGAGCACATTACCGGAGAGGTGCGGCACTGCGCGATGAGCATGCGCATGATGCCCGTCGGCGCTCTCTTCCTGAGGTCCGCGAGGATGGTGCGGGAGCTGTCGCGCCGCAGCGGCAAACAGGTCTCGCTGGAGTTGGCGGGGGAGGACGTCGAACTGGAGCGGAGCATCGCCGAGGAGCTGGCCGACCCTCTGGCGCACATGATCCGCAACGCGCTCGACCATGGCATTGAGACGCTGCCGGAGCGCATTGCCGGGGGCAAGCGGCCGGTGGCCCACCTGCGTCTGATGGCCGGGTACCAGGCGGGGCAGGTCGTCGTCTCCGTCGCCGACGATGGCCGCGGGCTGGATGCGCAGCGCATTCTGGCCCGCGCGGTCGAGCAGGGGATCGTCGCGGCCGACTCTCAGCTCTCGCAGGATGAGATCTTCCGCCTGATCTTTTCCCCAGGTTTTTCCACAGCGGTGGAGGTCACCGAGACCTCCGGCCGCGGCGTCGGCATGGACGTGGTGCGGCAGTATGTGGAGAAGCTGCACGGCAGCATCGAGGTCCACTCCGAGCCGGGGCAGGGAACGACCTTCTTCCTCTATCTGCCGGCGACGCTCGCCCCTGCTGCGTTCCACAAGACCGCCGTTATCGCGGGCAACTCCTAGCGGACAGATCAGCTCAAAAGGCTTGTCAGAGACAGAAGCAAAGACGTCCTGTGCCGGACGCTGTTTTTGTACTTTCGACCTGGCCAAGTCTCTTGCTTTTAAGTTATCTTTGGCGATCGCTGCTCAAGTAAGCGGCGCTCCCCGTCGATGAAGTAAGTTCATCGACCCCTGAAACACCCCATAAGAACTGTCACAAGAGAATGAGGGAAACCATGCGTACTCTGTCACAAGGTCCGTTTCTGTTTGGTATCTGCGCCGTAGTCGTTGTCCTGGTGGGCAGCGTCTTCATGGCCTTTTGCGAAGGCTTCTAACCCTTGATGGAACCCCTTCCATCGACGGCGTGGCCAGCCCGGCTCGGGGCTGCAGCCCCCTCCTGCGTTTTGAAATAGCAAAAAAATAAGCCATTCTTCCGCCCAAAATCATGGCAGACTGAATGCAATTCGGCTATCCCTCCTGCTCTTACTCCCAGCCGAATCCGCGATTCGACGACATCTTCTGACCGCGAACCAGACCGCACCTCTCTACTTCGGAGAGTTACTGGCCCAGGATCGCGACACCAGCCAGCTCCTGGCTCGCCGCAATGCGTTTCGACCACTCCGCCGGACCCGTCTTATGCACTGACGTGCCCTTTGAATCGACCGCCACCGTCACCGGCATATCCACCACGTCGAACTCGTAGATCGCCTCCATCCCCAGGTCCTCAAACGCCAGCACCCGCGAGTGCTTGATCGCCTTCGAGACCAGGTAGGCCGCGCCGCCGACCGCCATCAGGTACACGGCCTCGTTGTCGCGGATCGCCTCAATCGCGGCATCCCCGCGCTCGGCCTTGCCGATCATCCCCAGCAGCCCGGTGGACTCGAGCATCTGCCGCGTGAACTTATCCATGCGGGTCGCAGTCGTCGGTCCGGCAGGTCCGACGGCCTCGTCGCGCACCGCATCCACCGGCCCCACGTAGTAGATAAATCGCCCGGTAAAGTCGACCGGCAGCGTCTCGCCGCGGTTCAGCATGTCGGTCATGCGCTTGTGGGCGGCGTCGCGGCCGGTCAGCAGCTTGCCGGTCAGCAGCAGTACCTCGCCCGGCTTCCACGACTTCACATCATCCTTAGTCACGGTATCGAGATTCACATGCGTAGCCGTATGCACGTCGTACGTCAGCTTCGGCCACGAGGCCAGGTTCGGCGGATCGAGCGCCACCGGTCCCGAGCCGTCCAGCACAAAGTGCGCGTGCCGCGTCGCGGCGCAGTTGGGGATCATCGCCACCGGCAGGTTGGCCGCGTGGGTCGGCCAGTCCAGAATCTTGATGTCGAGCACGGTCGTCAGCCCGCCCAGTCCCTGTGCGCCGATGCCGAGCGCGTTCACCTTGTCGTACAGCTCGATGCGCAGCTTTTCGATGTTCGTCTGCGGCCCGCGCGCCTTCAGCTCCTGCATGTCGATCGGGTCCATCAGCGACTGCTTGGCCAGCAGCATGGCCTTCTCGGCCGTGCCGCCGATGCCGATGCCGAGCATCCCGGGCGGACACCAGCCCGCGCCCATCGTCGGCACGGTCTTCAGCACCCAGTCCACGATGGAGTCCGACGGGTTCAGCATGGCGAACTTGGTCTTGGCCTCGCTGCCGCCGCCCTTGGCCGCGACGATCACATCGACCTTCGCGCCGGGAACCAGCGCCACTTCGACGACGGAGGGAGTGTTATCCACCGTGTTCTTGCGCGAGAAGGCGGGGTCGCGCAGGATGCTGCCGCGCAGCTTGTTATCGGGGTCGAGCCACGCCTTGCGCACGCCCGCGTCGCACATCTCTTGTAGCGAGAGCGTGGGCGAGCCACCGTCGTCGCCGACGAACTGGACCTCCATGCCGACCTTGAGGAAGATGGTCACGATGCCGGTGTCCTGGCAGATGGGACGATGGCCTTCGGCGCACATGCGGCTGTTGATGAGGATCTGCGTGATGGCGTCTTTAGCGGCGGGCGACTGCTCCAGCTCGTAGGCTCGCGCCAGGTTTTCGATGTAGTCCACCGGGTGATAGAAGCTGATGTACTGTAGCGCGTCCGCTACGGACTCGACCAGATCGCCTTGCTTAACCGTGACCATTGTTTGTGATTCCCTCGAAAAGATTTTAGCGCGGGTATTCAGGTATTTTGAGGAGGCTCGATCAAGAGCAAGATCCTCCCGCTGGTCTGGAAGGATGCTCGCTTCCGACCAACGGGAGGACCTAAGAAAATCGTTCCCCCATACCGCCCCGAGAACGGTACGAAGTACCTACTTGAGCTTGCCGAACCGGTAGACCAGGCCCATGTCGAAGCCCTTGTTGTTCTGGACGCTGCCGCCGAAGGTCGTTGCCTTGTAGAGCGGCGAGATACGCAGGGCCAGGTTGGGGTAGAAGTTGTAGTCGAAGTTCACCCCGGCCGAGACCGCGCCCGAGTAGCCCGAGTTCCACAGGTGATAGCCCGCGTCCTGGAAGTCCTGCGAGGTGAATCCCTTGGAGTCGCCGTCGAACTTGCCCAGCGCCAGACCGCCGGTGACGAAGACGCTGAGCGCGTACTTCTCCCGCATCCGGAAGCGATAGGTCGGACCCGCCATAAAGGTGTACTCGGAGATCTTCGGGTTGTACTGGATCAGCCCGTTGTTCCCCAGCTTGGCGTTACCGTAGGAGCCGTTTACCTGGCCGGTGATGCCGAGCTTCCGGTCCAGATAGTAGGTATTGTTCGCCCAGAACGAGACCTCGGAGCTTTGCTGCAGGTTGCTGCCCGAGCGGAAGCGCAGGAATCCGCCGCCGCCGCCTGCCTCGTAGCGATGGCTGTAGGTTTCGTCGACCGTGCGCTGAATCCGGTTCTTCCGGTTCTGGTTGCTCTCGCGCCGAATTCTGCTTGCGCTCTGCGCCTGGGCCGGAACCGTTGCTGCTACTACCGCGGCCGCGAGACAGGCCGCAACAAGGGCGCGTTTTACGCCCAGAATTTTCTTCGTGCCAACAGAGTTCAACGCTTCGCTCCCGCAGTTTGATACCGTAATCGGACAGGTCCGGCGATGGTAAGTTTTCTTCGCCGCTGCATCTTTGTATTAGAACACCCGCCGCTCGATTCTGGCGGCAAACACGATAAACTCAGTCACCTCGTTGCGAAAGGTTTTCTGCTCCCATGGCCACACGATCCAGCTCAGGTAGACGTTCCGGCGGCTTTCTCCCGTTTTTTCTGGGGTTTTTACTGGCGCTGGTGCTAGTCGCCGCGGGCGGTTGGGCGTATCTGCATTTTGGCCATCTGCCTGTCTCGACCGGCGATCCGGCCTTTCCGTTCGAGGCCCAGGTCGTCCATGTCCCGCTGCACGCCCGCATCGCCGGGGAGATGAAGCACCCTCCGTTCGGCATCAGCGAGGATGTTTTCGAGGCTGGAGCCCGCGTCTACCGGGCCCAGTGCGCCGAGTGCCACGGTACCCCCGGCCACGACCGCCCGTATGCTCGCTATATGTTCCCCAAGGCCCCGCAACTGTGGAAGAAACACACCGCGAGCAGCGTCGTCGGGGTCTCGGACGACGAGCCGGGCGAGACTTACTGGAAGATCGCAAACGGGATTCGCCTGTCGGGAATGCCCAGCTACCAGCACCTGCTCTCGGATACCCAGATGTGGCAGGTCACGCTGCTGCTGAAGAACGCCGATCAGCCCCTGCCCGACCCGGTCCAGCAGATTCTGAACGGGCCTCCGGCGAAGTAGGCATTGTTTTTGCCGTTGTTTCTAGGGTAGGTCCGGGTTTTAGCCCAGTTCTTTGGCGAGTTTTAATGTCGGGGCTAAAGCCCCGACCTACCCCAGAAGCAAAGACAACAACAAAAGCGCCCTCACGCCGGGCGGACGGTACTTCGTGCGGTTCTCGACGCTTCGCGTAACAACAATCCGTCCCGCAAAAACCGCCCAAATCCTGAAAATTTGTTCCAGTTAAAGGAATTTGTTGCCAATTGTTTACTCATAGGCTTACTATCCGTTTCGCACTCGGCTCAGTACGGTATTCGCGCACGCGCCAGGGTGAACTCGTTCGAGGCCAGGTAATACTAACCGTCTTATTTCACCAACTTACGCCGGATCGGGCACTAGACCCCCCAGGCGTCTCGGAGCGTCAACGCCATGGCATGGTACGCCTACTGCATCGCAGAAAGAATGTCTTTTCCGGAACTGCTTCGTCACCGCCGTCCAATGCCCCTTACCGGCGTCACCGGCATCTTCAACAACCAGACCTTCCTCTTTCCAACCGGAGACCTGGCCGTTATCGTCTCCGAGCACGCTGAAGACGACAAGGCCCGTCTCGACCAGCAGGCCGCCAAAGATCACGCCCGCGTCATCGCCGAGGTATTCAAGCTCTCCACCGTCCTGCCCTTCCGGTTTTCCACCACGTTTCAGGACGACGACAGCCTCCGTCGCTCCGTCCGCTCCAACCAGCGTCACTTCCTGGCCAATGTCGAGCGCCTGCGCGGCAAGGCCGAGATGCACCTGAAGGTGCTCGTCGACGACACCTGCCCCGGCACCTCTGCCCGCGACATGACCGTCGGCCAGCAGTACCTGACCAGCCTGCGCGAGAGCGCCAGCCGTCAGCGCGAGCGCCAGTCCCGCGCCCGCGCGCTGTCCATCCAGATGCACCGGATGTTCCTGCCGCTGGCTGAGGAGATCACCTGCAAGCGCACCGACTCCGGCAAGATGCTGCTCGACATCGCTCATCTGATCGACAACAAGACGGTCGAGCGTTACCAGAACAAGTACACCTCGGCCACGGCGGAGCTGAAGGAGTGCAGTATGCAGCTCTCCGGCCCCTGGCCGCCGTACCACTTCGTCCAGCGCCACAGCGCGGTCGCACACCACGCGTAGTCGATGACCCAAGTCACCAAAAAGCCCGGACTAAATGGTCCGGGCTTTTTGGTGTCTGCAAAGATATGTCATCCCGGACGGGTCTCCTGCGCGGTGGGCGGACGTTTGTACGCCTTTTTAAAGCTTCGCGTGACCCTCCCTCTGGGCGGGATTGAGCGTTTTGCTACGAACGTGCATCTGCAACATCGGACTACCTTTCCTCTCTTCCGGGCATCCGTATAAGCAGCGTTGTCTGCAAGCACTGCCGGTTCCGCTCCAGGAGACTACGACTCATGAATCTCAGCACGATCGCACGCCGCCGTACCCCCGCCTTTTTCCTTGGCGCCGCCTTCGCTCTTTCGCTCTCGCTGCCTGCCCTGGTCTCCGCGCAGGAGCCGAACCCGACCAGCGTTCCCGCACCCGCCGGAGCCGTCGTTACCCAGAACGGCGACGTCTTCTTCTACCAGGTAAAGGTCGTCCAGCGCGACATCGACGCCGTCAACTACCTGCACCGCAGCGGCTCGACCAAGATCGGCTTCGTCGGCACCGAGCTGCTCCAGGCCGCCAAGGGCGAGGCTGTCGTCAAGAGCCAGAACGGCCAGACCAGCATCGACGCGAAGTTCTCCGGTCTCACCCCCGCCAACAGCTTCGGCGCCGAGTACCTGACCTACGTTCTCTGGGCCATCACGCCGGAGGGCCGCCCCGTCAACCTGGGCGAGATCCTGCCCTCGTCGGGCGGCAAGTCCAGCATCCAGGTCACCACCGCGCTCCAGGCCTTCGGCCTCATCATCACGGCCGAGCCCTACTTCGCCGTCAGCACGCCCTCCGATGTCATCGTGGTCAAGAACGTCATCATCAACGACAAGACCAACGGCGTGCTCGAGAAGGTGAACACCAAGGCCACCCTGATGCCGCGCGGCATCTACACCTTCCAGGGCACCAACGAGAACCCCATCACCCGCAATGAGAAGTCGCCGCTGGAGCTGTATGAGGCCTATAACGCGGTCCGCATCGCCCAGGCAGCCGGGGCCGACCAGTACGCTCCCGACATTATGGCCAAGGCCAAGCTGGCGCTGAAGAACGCGGCCGACATGGACTCGAACAAGAAGCGTGACCTGAAGATGGAGATCACCTTCGCCCGCGGAGCCGTTCAGAGCGCCGAGGATGCCCGCATCAGCACCCTGCGCAAGAAGGCCGACGAGCGCCGCCGCAACGATCAGGCAGCTAAGGAGCGGGCGCAGCGCGAGGCTGAGCAGTCCCAGCTTGCCGCTCAGCAGTCGCAGCTCCAGGCTGCCCAGGCCCAGGCTGCTGCCGCCCAGTCCGCTGCCGCACAGGCCCAGGCGGAAGCCGAGCGTCTACGCGCCCAGCACGCCGCCGCCGCTGCTCAGGACGCCGCTGCCCGCTCCGCTGCGGAGGTAACCGCCGCCCGCGAGCGCCTGCGCGCTCAGCTCAACAAGGTGCTCCAGACCAACGAGACCGCTCGCGGGCTCATCGTCAACCTGTCCGATGTGCTCTTCGATACCGGTCGCTACACCCTGAAGCAGGACACCAAGATCTCGCTCGCCAAGGTTGCGGTCATCCTGCAGGCGTACCCCAGCCTGAAGCTGCAGGTGGAGGGCTACACGGACAGCGTCGGCAGCGACGACTATAACCAGAAGCTCTCGGAGAACCGCGCCAACACGGTCAAGGACTTCCTGATCTCCCAGGGCACGGACCCGGGCAGCATCACCTCGGCGGGCTACGGCAAGGCCAACCCGGTGGCCGATAACGGCACCGCCGCTGGCCGCAAGCAGAACCGCCGTGTCGACCTGATCGTCTCGGGAGCGGCTATCGGCGTGCCGACCTCGGCTCCTCCGGCTCAGTAACCATTCGGTAAAACACTGTCCCCACTGCTCCTCCGCACCCTTGAGCCGCAGTGGGGATACTTATTGATGCACGGCAATGGTCAAAGCTGGTACAAAGGTATGACCATGCTATCTCTTCGCGGAAAGATCGTCCTCATCACCGGCGCAACCTCGGGCATCGGTCGTGCCACTGCCTTCGCCTTCGCGGCTCTCGGAGCTAAACTCATCCTCTGCGCCCGCCGTCTCGAAGTCCTCACCGAGCTGACGCCCCAGCTCCTCGAAGCGGGAGCCGAAGATGTGCTCAACATCAAGCTCGACGTGCAGGATCGCGCCGCCGTTGAGGCCGAGCTGGGCGCCGACCTCGATCCCGAGTGGCAGGAGATCGCCGTTCTGGTCAACAACGCAGGCCTCAGCCGCGGACTCACCAAGCTCTGGGAGGACGACGTCCAGAACTGGGAAGAGATGATCGACACCAACATCAAGGGGCTGCTCTACGTCACCCGCACGGTGGTCCCGGGCATGGTCGCGCGCGGTGCGGGCCACGTCATCAACCTCGGCTCCACGGCGGGCCACGAGACCTACGCCAACGGGGCCGTCTACTGCGCCACCAAGGCTGCCGAGCTGGCCATCACCGAGGGCCTCCTCATCGACCTGATCGCCTCCCCCGTCCGCGCCACCTCCATCGACCCCGGCATGACCGAGACCAGCTTCGCGGAGGTTCGCTTCCGTGGCAACAAGGAGCGCGCCGCGCAGGTCTACGCCAACATCACGCCGCTACAGCCGGAAGACGTCGCCGATACCATCGTCTGGGTAGCGACCCGCCCCGCTCACGTCAACATCCACGACATCGTGATGACGACGGTCGATCAGGCCAACTCAACGGTCTTCAACCGCCACTCCTAAACGGCCACAGAACCGGGTGGGGAAGCAAACAATCCCCACCCACGACCAGCCGTTGCCTGTTCCTGTTCTTGTCGTTGCTTGTTCTTTTGGTTGTCATTCAGGAGCGAAGCGGAGGAATCTGCTTCTGTTTTTGCTTTTGCCGTTGCTTTTGTTGTTGCTGTTGCCTCTGGGGTAGGTCCGGGCTTTAGCCCGGACACTTAAAGCCATGCACAATGCGGGCTTTAGCCCCCGAGGTATGCTTTCTTCAAAAGAGGAAAGACGTCCTGCCGGACGGGCCCGCTACGCGCGGGGCGGGCGTTCACACGCCTTTTTACTGCTTCGCATGGCCTCCCGCTGGTCGGGACTGAGATTCTCGCCTACAGGTGCAGCGTCCAGCCCAGCTCGGCGAGCTTCTCTTCAATATCCGCCAGCGCATTGGTCAGCGCCGTCCGCCGATGAACATTCGACGTCCGCTCCGAAAGGATGCGCTCCCGCTGCAACTCCAGCTCCTGCACCTTCCGCCGGCGATTCGCGTCGGCCACAATGTTATTTTCGGCGACAACCTTCGCCGCAGCCTTCTCAGCCGCTGCCGCCTTAGCCTGCGTAGCTTCCGCCTGCTGTCCTTCGACCGATTTGCTTTCCCATCCTTGCGCCATATCCCGATTCTACCGCTTCCGATTCAACGAAGGTGCCTATAATCGGGTCAGGCACGCGAGATAGGCCCAGACCGGGAACTAGAACAGGGAATCCGAGTGATCGTAGAAGTCCAGGGACTGAACAAGATTTACGAAGGTAAGCAGCGCGTCGTCGCCGTCGATGGCATCGACCTCGCAGTAGGCTCCGGCCAGATCTTCGGCCTGCTCGGCCCCAACGGCGCGGGCAAGACGACCACCATCAGCATCTGCACCACCCGCGTGCTGCCCAGCTCCGGGGTGGTCCGCATCGCCGGAGTGGACGTCGTCGCCAACCCTGCCGTTGCCCGCCGCTCTATCGGCGTCGTGCCCCAGTACAACACGCTCGACCGCGCCTGCACCATCGCCGAGAACATCAACTTCCACTGCCTCTACTTCGGCTTCTCCCGCGCCGAGGCCAAGGCCCGCACGGCCCAGCTCCTCGATCAGTTCCATCTCTCCGAGCGCGTCAACGCCTACCCCTCGCAGCTCTCCGGAGGGCTGGCCCAGCGCGTCCAGATCGCCCGCGCTATCGCCCACCGGCCCAAGGTGCTCTTCCTCGACGAGCCATCTGCGGGCCTCGATCCGCAGTCCCGCATCGCCATGTGGGAGGCCGTGCGCGGCCTGCGCGAGGAGGGAATCACCGTCGTCCTGACCACGCACTACATGGAGGAGGCCGACGAGCTGTGCGACCGCGTCGCCATCATCGACCACGGCAAGATCCTGGTCGAGGACACCCCCGCCAACCTGAAGAACTCGGTCGGTGCGCAGAAGGTCTACGAGCTTCAGCTCCGCGACTCGCGGGGCATCGCCACGCTGGCAGCTTCGCTCAAGTTGCTCTCCGGCGTTACGAAGGCCGAGCCGACTCCCGAGGGCATCCGAGTCTTAGCTCACGGGGCCGACGGGCTACTCTCTGAAGTCGTTACCGCCGCGAACCCCTTCGGGCTGCGCGACATGACCATCACCGAGACCAGCCTCGAGACCGTCTTCATCCAACTGACCGGCCGCGATCTTCGCGAGTAATCCGACTCCCAAGAGGTCCCCATGAGCACCACCGCCATCCGCACGGCCACCATCGAGAGCCCCGCCTCGAACCTCACCCAGTACACCCGCGCTTTCGCCGGACTCTTCCTGCGCGACCTCTACGTGCTGCGCCGCGAGCTGTTTCCCTTCGTCATCCGCGTCTGCATGAACCCGCTGCTCTTCCTCTTCGTCTTCACGTACATCATGCCGCATATCTCGGGCGGCGGAGCTGGCGCGGGCATGAACCCCACGGCCCACATGGCCGAGGCCACCGGCTCTAACTTCTCGACGATCCTGCTGCCGGGCCTGATGGCGGTGGCGATCATGTTCTCGGGCATCGCCGCCGTGGCCCTGCCGCTGGCGCAGGAGTTCGGCATCACCCGCGAGATCGACGACCGCGTGATGTGCCCGCTGCCCGTGGCCGCCGTGGCTGCGGAGAAGATCGTCTTCTCGGCCATGCAGAGCATGATCGCCGCCGCCGTGGTCTTCCCGCTGGCCTACTACGTGCCTTCGACGCCGGTCGTCGCCCACGTCTCCAGTTGGCCGTTCCTGCTGCTGGTGCTGGTGCTGGCGAGCCTCACTGCCGGGGCGCTCGGCCTGACCATCGGCACCTCGGTCAAGCCGCAGCAGATCGGCCTGATCTTCGGCGTGGTCGTCATGCCGATCACCTTCCTCGGCTGCGTCTACTACCCCTGGGCCGCGCTCAAGCCGATCCCGTACCTGCAATATGGAGTCCTCATCAACCCCATCGTGTACATGAGCGAGGGTCTCCGCGCGTCACTGATTCCCGGCGCACACATGCCCGAGCCGCTCATCCTCGGGATGCTCTGCTTCTTCCTTGTGCTGCTGAGCTGGCTGGGGATGCGCGGTTTCCTGCGCAGGGTAATCGGGTAAAGATAAAAAGCGCCCTCGCGCCGGGCGGGCGGCACTTCGTGCGGTCCTCGGGGCGGGCGTGGGTAAGTCAATATCCGAGGGCCTCCCGCTGGTCGGCAGCGTGAGGCCCGAGAAATATTAGCCCTTCGCTAGAGTGCTGAGCGAGGCACGCAGCGAGTCCGCAATCAGCTTCCCGTGGAAGCGTCCGTTCTCGATAAACACCTCGTTCGTCCGCTCCCCAGCCACGATCACGCCCGCCAGATAGATCCCCGGCACATTGCTCTCATGCGTAGCCGGATCGCACACCGGGCACCGCGCATTGGCCTCATCCAGCTTCACTCCCAGCCGCTCGATGAACTCGAAGTCCGGGTGATACCCCGTCAGCGCGAACACAAAATCATTCGCAATCGTTACCTCTCCGTCAGGGGTAGACAGCACTACCTCATCCTCTCCAATCTTCTTTACCGAGCTGGAGAAGTAAGCCGTAATCTCCCCGTTCTTCACGCGGTTATTGATATCCGGCAGAATCCAGTACTTCACATGCCGGTGCATCTCCGCGCCGCGATGCACCAGAGTCACCTTGGCTCCATGCCGCCACAGGTCCAATGCGGCAATCGCAGCCGAGTTCTTCCCCCCGATCACCAGCACGTTCAGCCCAAAGAACGGGTGAGGCTCGTGATAGTAGTGCTTCACCTTGCTCAGCTCTTCACCTTCGATACCCATGTAATTCGGCAGGTCATAGTACCCGGTCGAGACGATCAGCTTCCGTGCCCGAACCTCCACCGCTCGCCCGAATTTATCGGACATATGCACGGTAAACTCGCCATCCGCGCCCGAGACCCGCTCCACCGTCAGGTACTGCCGCACGTCCAGCCGATAGTGCTCGGCGACCTTGCGGTAGTATTCGAGCGCCTCATTGCGGTTGGGCTTCTGGTTTGGGCTGGCGAAGGGCATATCGCCGATCTCGAGCAGCTCCGGCGTCGTAAAGAAGGTCATATGCGCCGGGTAGTGAAACAGCGAGTTGCACAGGCAGCCCTTATCGACGACCACCACGGAGAACCCCGCCCGCTGCGCATCAATCGCACACGCCAACCCCGTCGGCCCCGCCCC
This is a stretch of genomic DNA from Granulicella sp. WH15. It encodes these proteins:
- a CDS encoding GvpL/GvpF family gas vesicle protein, which codes for MAWYAYCIAERMSFPELLRHRRPMPLTGVTGIFNNQTFLFPTGDLAVIVSEHAEDDKARLDQQAAKDHARVIAEVFKLSTVLPFRFSTTFQDDDSLRRSVRSNQRHFLANVERLRGKAEMHLKVLVDDTCPGTSARDMTVGQQYLTSLRESASRQRERQSRARALSIQMHRMFLPLAEEITCKRTDSGKMLLDIAHLIDNKTVERYQNKYTSATAELKECSMQLSGPWPPYHFVQRHSAVAHHA
- a CDS encoding SDR family NAD(P)-dependent oxidoreductase: MLSLRGKIVLITGATSGIGRATAFAFAALGAKLILCARRLEVLTELTPQLLEAGAEDVLNIKLDVQDRAAVEAELGADLDPEWQEIAVLVNNAGLSRGLTKLWEDDVQNWEEMIDTNIKGLLYVTRTVVPGMVARGAGHVINLGSTAGHETYANGAVYCATKAAELAITEGLLIDLIASPVRATSIDPGMTETSFAEVRFRGNKERAAQVYANITPLQPEDVADTIVWVATRPAHVNIHDIVMTTVDQANSTVFNRHS
- a CDS encoding OmpA family protein, which translates into the protein MNLSTIARRRTPAFFLGAAFALSLSLPALVSAQEPNPTSVPAPAGAVVTQNGDVFFYQVKVVQRDIDAVNYLHRSGSTKIGFVGTELLQAAKGEAVVKSQNGQTSIDAKFSGLTPANSFGAEYLTYVLWAITPEGRPVNLGEILPSSGGKSSIQVTTALQAFGLIITAEPYFAVSTPSDVIVVKNVIINDKTNGVLEKVNTKATLMPRGIYTFQGTNENPITRNEKSPLELYEAYNAVRIAQAAGADQYAPDIMAKAKLALKNAADMDSNKKRDLKMEITFARGAVQSAEDARISTLRKKADERRRNDQAAKERAQREAEQSQLAAQQSQLQAAQAQAAAAQSAAAQAQAEAERLRAQHAAAAAQDAAARSAAEVTAARERLRAQLNKVLQTNETARGLIVNLSDVLFDTGRYTLKQDTKISLAKVAVILQAYPSLKLQVEGYTDSVGSDDYNQKLSENRANTVKDFLISQGTDPGSITSAGYGKANPVADNGTAAGRKQNRRVDLIVSGAAIGVPTSAPPAQ
- a CDS encoding ATP-binding cassette domain-containing protein, which gives rise to MIVEVQGLNKIYEGKQRVVAVDGIDLAVGSGQIFGLLGPNGAGKTTTISICTTRVLPSSGVVRIAGVDVVANPAVARRSIGVVPQYNTLDRACTIAENINFHCLYFGFSRAEAKARTAQLLDQFHLSERVNAYPSQLSGGLAQRVQIARAIAHRPKVLFLDEPSAGLDPQSRIAMWEAVRGLREEGITVVLTTHYMEEADELCDRVAIIDHGKILVEDTPANLKNSVGAQKVYELQLRDSRGIATLAASLKLLSGVTKAEPTPEGIRVLAHGADGLLSEVVTAANPFGLRDMTITETSLETVFIQLTGRDLRE
- a CDS encoding fumarate hydratase codes for the protein MVTVKQGDLVESVADALQYISFYHPVDYIENLARAYELEQSPAAKDAITQILINSRMCAEGHRPICQDTGIVTIFLKVGMEVQFVGDDGGSPTLSLQEMCDAGVRKAWLDPDNKLRGSILRDPAFSRKNTVDNTPSVVEVALVPGAKVDVIVAAKGGGSEAKTKFAMLNPSDSIVDWVLKTVPTMGAGWCPPGMLGIGIGGTAEKAMLLAKQSLMDPIDMQELKARGPQTNIEKLRIELYDKVNALGIGAQGLGGLTTVLDIKILDWPTHAANLPVAMIPNCAATRHAHFVLDGSGPVALDPPNLASWPKLTYDVHTATHVNLDTVTKDDVKSWKPGEVLLLTGKLLTGRDAAHKRMTDMLNRGETLPVDFTGRFIYYVGPVDAVRDEAVGPAGPTTATRMDKFTRQMLESTGLLGMIGKAERGDAAIEAIRDNEAVYLMAVGGAAYLVSKAIKHSRVLAFEDLGMEAIYEFDVVDMPVTVAVDSKGTSVHKTGPAEWSKRIAASQELAGVAILGQ
- a CDS encoding cytochrome c — translated: MATRSSSGRRSGGFLPFFLGFLLALVLVAAGGWAYLHFGHLPVSTGDPAFPFEAQVVHVPLHARIAGEMKHPPFGISEDVFEAGARVYRAQCAECHGTPGHDRPYARYMFPKAPQLWKKHTASSVVGVSDDEPGETYWKIANGIRLSGMPSYQHLLSDTQMWQVTLLLKNADQPLPDPVQQILNGPPAK
- a CDS encoding ABC transporter permease, with translation MSTTAIRTATIESPASNLTQYTRAFAGLFLRDLYVLRRELFPFVIRVCMNPLLFLFVFTYIMPHISGGGAGAGMNPTAHMAEATGSNFSTILLPGLMAVAIMFSGIAAVALPLAQEFGITREIDDRVMCPLPVAAVAAEKIVFSAMQSMIAAAVVFPLAYYVPSTPVVAHVSSWPFLLLVLVLASLTAGALGLTIGTSVKPQQIGLIFGVVVMPITFLGCVYYPWAALKPIPYLQYGVLINPIVYMSEGLRASLIPGAHMPEPLILGMLCFFLVLLSWLGMRGFLRRVIG
- a CDS encoding ATP-binding protein, whose amino-acid sequence is MSLSGEEAAGADGVSETFLFKDDPEFMVEFLLDTGEHLSGIEAQILLLEGNPAQMQVVHSVFRAFHSIKGLAGFLGLVKVLRVTHEVETLLDHARNLRTTITPDLVDLLLGVSEYLKQEVEALQCRLSHRSEPPVREMNSLLESLRGVNQKIVAGLPGTALLAPEHLRWTAPAVRQQPGEDFEQRTVRVETAKIERLMELLGEMASVQVRLRSHMRSAVASEEFSRLEHITGEVRHCAMSMRMMPVGALFLRSARMVRELSRRSGKQVSLELAGEDVELERSIAEELADPLAHMIRNALDHGIETLPERIAGGKRPVAHLRLMAGYQAGQVVVSVADDGRGLDAQRILARAVEQGIVAADSQLSQDEIFRLIFSPGFSTAVEVTETSGRGVGMDVVRQYVEKLHGSIEVHSEPGQGTTFFLYLPATLAPAAFHKTAVIAGNS
- a CDS encoding YpdA family putative bacillithiol disulfide reductase; this encodes MSMDARVENRIYDVLVIGAGPTGLACAIDAQRAGFSVVVVDKGCLCNSLFHYPAHMTFFTTPELLEIGDMPFASPNQKPNRNEALEYYRKVAEHYRLDVRQYLTVERVSGADGEFTVHMSDKFGRAVEVRARKLIVSTGYYDLPNYMGIEGEELSKVKHYYHEPHPFFGLNVLVIGGKNSAAIAALDLWRHGAKVTLVHRGAEMHRHVKYWILPDINNRVKNGEITAYFSSSVKKIGEDEVVLSTPDGEVTIANDFVFALTGYHPDFEFIERLGVKLDEANARCPVCDPATHESNVPGIYLAGVIVAGERTNEVFIENGRFHGKLIADSLRASLSTLAKG